One Arthrobacter sp. FW306-07-I genomic window carries:
- a CDS encoding carboxylate-amine ligase, translating to MDTYGNDGTGGAGAGRRTFGIEEELLLVDPATGEAVPLAGALLDLYVRPLEAGAGPVLTAEFQQEMIELVTPPHATLASLERDIIAGRAIAHQAAEDVGVRVAALGTSPLPADPHPVQLRRFRAMTEEYGLTAREQLTCGCHIHVSVESPEEAVAVLDRMRNWLPVLIALSANSPFWHGQDSGYASYRSQVWNRWPSAGPLEILRTPDAYHQLVHDMVSTGVALDEGMIYFDARLSRHYPTVEIRLADVCLRPEDTVLLAGIARALVETAAREWREGIEPVAVPSALLRLAAWKASRWGLRGELLDPQTHRPAPALAVVNSLLNHVRGALEDMGDLQRVEDLVDRLLARGTGAVRQIEVLHRTGDMERVVEDAANCTVSAP from the coding sequence ATGGACACCTACGGCAATGACGGCACCGGCGGCGCCGGTGCAGGCAGGCGCACGTTCGGGATTGAAGAGGAGCTGCTCCTGGTGGACCCTGCCACCGGTGAAGCAGTGCCGCTGGCAGGCGCCCTCCTGGACCTGTACGTCCGGCCGCTGGAGGCCGGTGCCGGCCCCGTCCTGACCGCCGAATTCCAGCAGGAAATGATCGAGCTGGTCACCCCGCCGCACGCCACGCTGGCGAGCCTGGAGCGTGACATCATTGCCGGCCGCGCGATTGCCCACCAGGCAGCCGAGGATGTGGGCGTCAGGGTGGCGGCACTGGGCACTTCGCCGCTGCCGGCCGACCCCCATCCCGTGCAGCTGCGGAGGTTCCGCGCCATGACGGAAGAGTACGGGCTGACCGCCAGGGAACAGCTCACATGCGGATGTCATATCCACGTCTCGGTGGAGTCGCCCGAGGAAGCCGTGGCCGTGCTGGACCGGATGCGCAACTGGCTGCCGGTGCTCATCGCGCTCAGCGCCAACTCCCCGTTCTGGCATGGCCAGGACAGTGGCTACGCCAGTTACCGCTCGCAGGTGTGGAACCGCTGGCCCTCTGCCGGACCGCTGGAAATCCTGCGAACACCCGATGCCTACCACCAACTAGTGCACGACATGGTGAGCACCGGGGTGGCCCTCGATGAGGGCATGATCTACTTTGACGCCCGCCTCTCCCGGCACTATCCCACCGTGGAGATCCGCCTGGCCGATGTGTGCCTCCGGCCGGAGGACACGGTCCTGCTGGCTGGGATTGCCAGGGCCCTGGTGGAAACCGCGGCAAGGGAGTGGCGGGAAGGAATCGAACCGGTGGCTGTCCCGTCGGCGTTGCTCCGCCTGGCTGCCTGGAAGGCGAGCCGCTGGGGCCTCCGCGGTGAGCTGCTGGATCCGCAGACGCACCGCCCGGCGCCCGCCCTCGCCGTCGTGAATTCGCTGCTGAACCATGTCCGCGGGGCGCTGGAGGACATGGGGGACCTGCAGCGGGTGGAGGACCTGGTGGACCGGCTGCTCGCCCGCGGCACCGGTGCGGTGCGGCAGATAGAGGTGCTGCACCGCACCGGGGACATGGAACGGGTGGTGGAGGACGCGGCCAACTGCACCGTTTCGGCGCCCTAG
- a CDS encoding phenylacetate--CoA ligase family protein codes for MDVRLLSQVLSLRAAWRRRDRWDAARIAVHQERALQRLREATYAGSEFYRRHHAGLHEAPLQELPPVRKADLMEHFDEAITTPDLNLADVQDHLQELAEGGGDPGRPWRGRWWVAATAGTAGGPGIFAWNRFEWAAVLASYARAYDWAGISAGSRGKPVKTALVSSRVPTHQSAAVAASLASRFVPTLRLDVTAPLDGTTAALNGFQPKVLVGYASALKPLAAEQSAGRLHIAPAGVMSASEVLTRQAALEMEAAWGTAPIDVYAATETAGIASGCPYRNSHLYEDLVILEPVDQAGAPVPAGTTGARVLVTVLFSRTLPLIRYEMSDSVRVGGRGCPCGRSFSLLEEVEGRLEDVLELSGREGPVRLHPIVFHHVLDEVAMGWQVIQEPARLRVLVAGIAPGQNPEGIRAAVAGALEAAGVPALPVVVQPVGRIERTALGKAPFVRALRSSR; via the coding sequence ATGGACGTCCGCCTCCTCTCCCAAGTGCTCTCGCTGCGTGCAGCGTGGCGGCGAAGGGACCGGTGGGATGCCGCGCGCATCGCTGTCCACCAGGAACGGGCCCTGCAACGGCTGCGCGAAGCCACCTATGCGGGCTCGGAATTCTACCGGCGCCATCACGCGGGGCTGCACGAGGCTCCCTTGCAGGAACTGCCGCCCGTGAGGAAAGCGGATCTGATGGAGCACTTCGATGAAGCCATCACCACCCCAGACCTGAACCTCGCCGATGTGCAGGACCATTTGCAGGAGCTCGCAGAAGGCGGAGGGGACCCCGGCCGACCATGGAGGGGCCGGTGGTGGGTTGCCGCGACCGCCGGAACGGCGGGCGGCCCGGGGATCTTCGCCTGGAACCGGTTTGAATGGGCAGCTGTCCTGGCGTCCTATGCCCGAGCGTATGACTGGGCCGGCATCTCAGCCGGGAGCCGGGGAAAGCCGGTGAAGACAGCGCTGGTCAGCTCCCGCGTCCCCACCCACCAGTCCGCAGCCGTCGCAGCGTCCCTGGCCTCCCGGTTTGTACCAACGCTCCGGCTCGATGTCACTGCGCCACTGGACGGAACCACGGCCGCCCTGAACGGGTTCCAGCCGAAGGTGCTGGTGGGTTATGCCTCCGCCCTCAAGCCGCTGGCTGCCGAACAGTCCGCCGGGCGGCTGCATATTGCACCCGCCGGCGTCATGTCTGCCTCCGAGGTCCTGACCAGACAGGCTGCCTTGGAGATGGAGGCAGCCTGGGGGACTGCCCCGATTGACGTCTATGCAGCTACCGAAACAGCAGGTATCGCTTCGGGCTGCCCCTACCGGAACAGCCACCTCTACGAGGACCTGGTGATCCTCGAGCCTGTTGACCAGGCCGGAGCACCGGTCCCGGCGGGAACGACAGGGGCCAGAGTGTTGGTTACCGTCCTGTTTTCCCGCACCCTGCCCCTGATCCGCTACGAGATGTCCGACAGCGTCAGGGTCGGCGGGCGTGGCTGCCCCTGCGGGCGATCCTTCAGCCTCCTTGAGGAAGTGGAGGGGCGCCTCGAAGATGTCCTGGAGCTTTCGGGAAGGGAAGGTCCCGTCAGGCTCCATCCGATCGTGTTCCATCATGTGCTGGATGAGGTGGCAATGGGCTGGCAAGTAATCCAGGAACCCGCGCGGCTGCGCGTCCTTGTGGCCGGAATCGCGCCAGGACAAAATCCGGAGGGAATCCGTGCGGCCGTGGCGGGGGCGCTTGAAGCCGCGGGCGTGCCGGCACTCCCGGTGGTCGTGCAGCCGGTTGGCCGGATCGAGCGCACCGCCTTGGGTAAAGCTCCCTTTGTCCGGGCGCTGCGCAGTTCACGCTGA
- a CDS encoding cytochrome P450, whose translation MHSLPRAGIGETAAFLMDVFIPTAAKGPLIRRPRVEALAERLGLDRRAVTRMQKLDAKYPAGPLLLRLPFRKQAVVLRPDQLHRVLAESPEPFSPASSEKRGALAHFEPRNVLVSTGTDRTVRRALQEQALDTASPVHRFADSFLPVVEEEADALLLAAMGDVGSADGALDWPLFTAAWHRAVRRVVFGDAARDDVELTDMLARLRKDANWSGLKPRRHSVRTEFLGRVRAGIDAAPPGTLASALRGRPDSDPTAPGDQVPQWLFAFEPAGMAAIRTLALLASHPSQAAQAREEVAADQTGGRNLPFLRACVLESLRLWPTTPMILRQTTREVAWENGTMPARCGVLVFAPYFHRDGRRLTQADTFDPGLWLQHDDARPGDPEDWGVVPFSDGPVRCPGRQLVLLLTSALLARLLQDSTFTLESHRLSPDRPLPGTLNHFGLRFRVSPA comes from the coding sequence ATGCATTCCCTTCCGCGCGCCGGCATCGGCGAAACGGCAGCGTTCCTGATGGACGTCTTCATTCCGACGGCGGCCAAAGGTCCCCTGATCCGGCGGCCGCGGGTCGAGGCCCTGGCCGAGCGCTTGGGCCTGGACCGGCGCGCCGTGACGCGGATGCAGAAGCTGGACGCCAAGTATCCTGCCGGTCCGCTCCTGCTCCGGCTGCCCTTCAGGAAGCAGGCGGTGGTCCTTCGCCCGGACCAGCTCCACCGGGTCCTGGCGGAGTCGCCGGAGCCCTTCTCGCCGGCGAGCAGCGAAAAACGCGGTGCGCTGGCGCACTTCGAGCCACGGAATGTGCTGGTTTCCACCGGCACCGACAGGACTGTGCGGCGGGCGCTGCAGGAACAGGCGCTGGATACCGCCAGCCCGGTCCACCGGTTCGCCGATTCCTTCCTGCCGGTCGTTGAAGAGGAAGCGGACGCCCTGCTGCTTGCGGCCATGGGCGACGTCGGGTCGGCCGACGGAGCGCTGGACTGGCCGCTGTTCACCGCCGCCTGGCACCGGGCCGTCCGGCGGGTGGTCTTCGGCGATGCGGCGAGGGACGACGTCGAACTCACGGATATGCTGGCCCGGCTGCGGAAGGACGCCAACTGGTCCGGCCTGAAGCCGCGCCGCCACAGCGTGCGGACCGAATTCCTGGGGCGCGTGCGCGCCGGCATCGATGCCGCTCCGCCCGGCACCTTGGCCTCCGCCCTGCGCGGGCGGCCCGACTCGGACCCCACGGCGCCCGGCGACCAGGTCCCCCAGTGGCTGTTCGCGTTCGAACCGGCGGGGATGGCGGCAATCCGCACCCTGGCGCTCCTGGCCAGCCATCCCAGCCAGGCAGCGCAGGCCCGGGAGGAAGTTGCTGCTGATCAAACCGGCGGCCGGAACCTGCCTTTCCTGCGCGCCTGCGTGCTGGAGTCCCTGCGGCTGTGGCCCACCACGCCCATGATCCTGCGCCAGACCACCCGTGAGGTCGCCTGGGAGAACGGAACCATGCCGGCGCGTTGCGGCGTGCTGGTCTTTGCCCCTTACTTCCACCGCGACGGCCGTCGCCTCACGCAGGCCGATACCTTCGACCCCGGCCTCTGGCTGCAGCACGACGATGCCCGCCCCGGTGATCCCGAAGACTGGGGCGTGGTTCCCTTCAGCGACGGGCCGGTGCGGTGCCCCGGCCGCCAGTTGGTGCTGCTGCTGACCAGTGCCCTGCTGGCCCGCCTGCTGCAGGACAGCACCTTCACCCTGGAGTCCCACCGGCTGTCCCCGGACCGGCCACTGCCGGGCACGCTGAATCACTTCGGGCTCCGGTTCCGGGTGTCCCCCGCCTGA
- a CDS encoding VIT1/CCC1 transporter family protein — translation MSETLKLSREPHDSSVAARLNWLRAGVLGANDGIVSVAATVVGVAGVTNDLAPILVAGTAAVVGGAVSMALGEYVSVSSQSDSQRALIEKERQELRDDPEGELEELAGIYQAKGLSEATARTVAEELTAKDPLKAHLAAELNIDEEEVVSPWHAAFASAIAFTVGAVLPMLAIIFPPEQARIPVTFVAVILALALTGTVSAKIGGSSKRKATIRLVVGGALAMAFTFAVGSLLGTTGIA, via the coding sequence ATGTCTGAAACTCTCAAGCTGAGCCGCGAACCCCACGACAGCAGCGTGGCAGCACGCCTCAACTGGCTGCGCGCCGGTGTCCTCGGTGCCAACGACGGCATCGTCTCCGTCGCGGCAACAGTGGTGGGCGTCGCGGGCGTCACCAACGACCTTGCGCCCATCCTGGTGGCCGGCACGGCCGCAGTAGTGGGCGGTGCGGTGTCCATGGCCTTGGGCGAATACGTCTCCGTGAGCAGCCAGAGCGACAGCCAGCGGGCGCTGATCGAAAAGGAGCGCCAGGAACTTCGGGACGATCCCGAAGGCGAGCTGGAAGAACTTGCCGGGATTTACCAGGCCAAGGGACTCAGTGAGGCCACGGCCCGCACGGTTGCCGAAGAGCTGACGGCAAAGGACCCGCTGAAAGCCCACCTGGCCGCCGAACTGAACATTGACGAAGAAGAAGTGGTGAGCCCCTGGCACGCCGCCTTCGCCTCCGCCATCGCCTTTACCGTCGGCGCCGTGCTGCCGATGCTGGCCATCATCTTCCCGCCTGAACAGGCGCGCATCCCCGTCACCTTCGTCGCCGTCATCCTGGCGCTGGCCCTGACCGGCACCGTCAGCGCCAAGATCGGCGGAAGCTCCAAGCGCAAGGCGACCATCCGGCTGGTGGTGGGCGGCGCGCTTGCCATGGCCTTCACGTTTGCCGTGGGCAGCCTGCTGGGCACCACCGGGATCGCCTGA
- a CDS encoding nitrilase-related carbon-nitrogen hydrolase, with the protein MWIRGPGKEEHWSTLARARAIENTAYLLAANQAGPLATGYSMAVDPAGVVVANAGEEPGLIVARLSRDRLARVREQVPVLENRRYAVVPLPDARR; encoded by the coding sequence ATGTGGATCCGAGGCCCAGGGAAGGAGGAACACTGGTCCACGCTGGCCAGGGCGAGGGCCATCGAGAACACGGCCTACCTCCTGGCAGCCAACCAGGCAGGGCCGCTGGCCACCGGATACTCCATGGCGGTGGACCCGGCCGGGGTGGTGGTGGCGAATGCCGGCGAGGAGCCCGGCCTGATCGTGGCCCGCCTCAGCCGGGACCGGCTGGCCCGGGTGCGCGAGCAGGTGCCGGTGCTGGAAAACCGCCGCTACGCCGTCGTGCCCCTCCCCGACGCAAGGCGCTGA